A genomic segment from Triticum dicoccoides isolate Atlit2015 ecotype Zavitan chromosome 1A, WEW_v2.0, whole genome shotgun sequence encodes:
- the LOC119322503 gene encoding uncharacterized protein LOC119322503, translating to MDMSGDTYHYQPAGMEEDGVGRGEQVPTAVPVLSAKKLWRMVRAVHLVLVRGLGKHQPKLAALGVNLHHMLSSSKRHHNHLPSTRDQDPAFTTYLAAAFSCRSMDPGAAVHPYPRGRGVHSGRGGASSLSSTLSCRSMDPGAAVYQQYQYRPREVEFSCSSPPLHRRSRRAHRHRGQSLLPQQQHGDLPEYTSAPAVKTLFELMDDVEEEEDVEGATVPWAAGRGPAPRQVRITDSPFAARAEDDEEGRKGVVDRRADEFIVWFHDQLRMQQQQRPAARDRAAHFVR from the coding sequence ATGGACATGAGCGGGGATACGTATCACTATCAGCCGGCGGGGATGGAGGAGGACGGTGTCGGCCGTGGCGAGCAGGTCCCGACGGCCGTGCCGGTGCTGAGCGCCAAGAAGCTGTGGCGCATGGTGCGCGCCGTGCACCTTGTGCTCGTCAGGGGCCTCGGCAAGCACCAGCCCAAGCTCGCGGCGCTCGGCGTGAACCTGCACCACATGCTGTCGTCGTCCAAGCGCCATCACAACCACCTGCCGTCGACGCGGGACCAGGATCCGGCGTTCACGACGTACCTGGCGGCGGCGTTCTCGTGCCGGTCCATGGACCCGGGCGCCGCGGTGCACCCGTACCCGCGCGGCCGCGGCGTGCACAGTGGCAGGGGCGGCGCGTCCTCGCTCTCGTCCACGCTCTCGTGCCGGTCCATGGACCCAGGCGCCGCCGTGTACCAGCAGTACCAGTACCGGCCCCGCGAGGTCGAGTTCAGCTGCAGCAGCCCGCCGCTGCACAGGCGCAGCCGCCGCGCGCACCGGCACCGGGGCCAGAGCCTGCTCCCGCAGCAGCAACACGGCGACCTTCCGGAGTACACCTCGGCTCCTGCGGTGAAGACGCTGTTCGAGCTGATGGACgacgtggaggaggaggaggacgtggagggcgCGACGGTGCCTTGGGCGGCCGGGCGCGGGCCGGCGCCGCGGCAGGTACGGATCACGGACTCGCCGTTCGCGGCGAGGGCGGAGGACGACGAGGAAGGGCGCAAGGGCGTGGTCGACCGGCGCGCCGATGAGTTCATCGTGTGGTTCCACGACCAGCTGcgcatgcagcagcagcagcgccccGCCGCGAGGGATCGCGCCGCGCACTTTGTTAGATGA